The following are encoded in a window of Roseivirga misakiensis genomic DNA:
- the rplL gene encoding 50S ribosomal protein L7/L12, translated as MADLKEFAEQLVNLTVKEVNELADILKDEYGIEPAAAAVAVAGPAAGGGDEGGAEEKSEFDVVLTAAGGAKLQVVKLVKELTGLGLKEAKEIVDSAPKAVKEGVAKDEAEALKKQLEEAGAEVELK; from the coding sequence ATGGCAGACTTGAAAGAATTCGCAGAGCAGTTAGTAAACTTAACTGTGAAAGAAGTTAACGAACTTGCTGATATCCTTAAAGACGAATACGGAATCGAACCTGCAGCTGCTGCTGTAGCTGTTGCTGGCCCTGCTGCTGGTGGCGGAGACGAAGGTGGAGCTGAAGAAAAATCAGAATTCGACGTAGTATTAACTGCTGCTGGTGGTGCTAAACTACAAGTAGTTAAACTAGTGAAAGAATTAACTGGTTTAGGATTAAAAGAAGCAAAAGAAATCGTAGACAGTGCTCCTAAAGCTGTAAAAGAAGGAGTAGCTAAAGACGAAGCTGAAGCACTTAAGAAGCAGCTTGAAGAAGCTGGAGCTGAAGTAGAGCTGAAGTAA
- the rpoB gene encoding DNA-directed RNA polymerase subunit beta, translating to MLANQSKRINFSSIKSILDYPDFLDVQVKSFEDFFQLETPADKRTQDGLFKVFSENFPISDSRENFVLEFVDYLVDPPKYDVAECIDRGLTYSVPLKAKLRLTCNDEDNEDFETIEQEVFLGNIPYMTVKGSFVINGAERVIVSQLHRSPGVFFAQSKHTNGTPLYSARIIPFKGSWIEFATDVNSVMYAYIDRKKKFPVTTLLRAIGYGTDKDILDLFGLSEEIGAKKAALKKAIGRKLAARVLRTWVEDFVDEDTGEVVSIHRNEVLLERDSVLSEEHVDMILEADVESVILHREDINIADYTIIYNTLSKDNSNSEKEAVEQIYRQLRNTDAPDEQTARDIIQSLFFSDKRYNLGEVGRYRINKKLDLQIDSEKLVLTTEDIISIVKYLIGLINSKAIVDDIDHLSNRRVRTVGEQLYAQFGVGLARMARTIKERMNVRDNEDFKPVDLINARTLSSVINSFFGTNQLSQFMDQTNPLAEITHKRRMSALGPGGLSRERAGFEVRDVHYTHYGRLCTIETPEGPNIGLISSLCVHAKVNSMGFIETPYRKVNSGKVNMSDDIIYLTAEEEDTHNIAQANAPVQDSGVFVNEKVKARYEGDFPVVEPKELSYMDVAPNQIVSVAASLIPFLEHDDANRALMGSNMQRQAVPLLKPEAPIVGTGLEARAARDSRMLVIAEEAGTVHFVDATKIVIKYNQSKEDELINFDTEYKTYDLIKFRRTNQDTTVNLKPIVLKGEKVEKNQVLCEGYSTQNGELALGKNLMVAYMPWQGYNFEDAIVISERVVRDDVYTSIHIDEYELEVRDTKRGQEELTSEIPNVSEEAVKNLDEHGVIRVGAEIKEGDILIGKITPKGETDPTPEEKLLRAIFGDKAGDVKDASLKASPSLRGVVIDTKLFSRPKKDKDLRAKSKKEVEVLKAQYSKDLLEVRAQIIDKFVSLLEGKTCSGVTHKFGDEVISKGVKFNRNNISNNLFPEKNIYRDESNYSVQEEVNLVSDLNLDGWTDDEKINNLVVKIVKNYNLKRNAITGEFKRRRFTIEVGDELPTGIVQLAKVYVAKKRKLKVGDKMAGRHGNKGVVARIVREEDMPFLDDGTPMDIVLNPLGVPSRMNIGQIYETVLAWAGLKLGKTYATPIFDGASMEEVEAELTAAGLPSAGREYLNDGLSGQRFDQPVTVGIAYMLKLGHLVDDKMHARSIGPYSLITQQPLGGKAQFGGQRFGEMEVWALEAFGASHVLQEILTVKSDDVIGRAKAYEAIVKGDSIPKPNIPESFNVLVHELRGLALEITLD from the coding sequence ATTCTAGCAAATCAATCAAAAAGAATAAACTTCTCTTCGATTAAATCAATATTAGATTATCCTGATTTCCTTGATGTTCAGGTAAAGTCTTTTGAAGACTTTTTCCAATTAGAAACACCAGCAGATAAAAGAACTCAGGATGGTTTGTTCAAGGTTTTCTCTGAGAACTTTCCTATTTCGGATTCAAGAGAGAATTTCGTTCTTGAATTCGTAGATTACTTGGTTGACCCACCAAAATACGACGTTGCAGAATGTATCGATCGTGGTTTGACTTACTCTGTGCCGCTAAAAGCGAAACTTCGTTTGACTTGTAATGATGAGGACAATGAGGATTTCGAAACCATAGAACAAGAAGTATTCTTAGGTAACATTCCTTACATGACCGTAAAAGGTTCATTCGTAATTAATGGTGCTGAAAGAGTCATTGTTTCTCAGTTGCACAGATCTCCAGGTGTATTCTTTGCGCAAAGCAAGCACACCAACGGTACACCTTTATATTCAGCCAGAATTATTCCTTTCAAAGGATCATGGATTGAATTTGCTACAGATGTAAACAGCGTAATGTATGCTTACATCGACAGAAAGAAAAAATTCCCAGTAACCACGCTTTTAAGAGCGATTGGTTACGGTACAGATAAAGATATTCTTGACCTTTTTGGCCTGTCTGAAGAGATTGGAGCTAAAAAAGCCGCTTTGAAAAAAGCCATTGGCCGAAAATTAGCAGCGAGAGTTCTTAGAACATGGGTTGAAGACTTCGTGGATGAAGATACTGGAGAAGTTGTATCTATTCACAGAAATGAAGTATTGTTAGAAAGAGATTCAGTGCTTTCTGAAGAGCATGTAGATATGATCTTGGAAGCTGATGTTGAGTCAGTAATTCTCCACAGAGAAGACATCAACATTGCTGATTATACGATTATCTATAATACGCTTTCAAAAGACAACTCAAACTCTGAAAAAGAAGCAGTAGAGCAAATCTATCGTCAGTTGAGAAATACTGATGCACCAGATGAGCAAACGGCACGTGATATTATTCAATCACTATTCTTCTCAGATAAGAGATACAACCTTGGAGAGGTAGGACGATATAGAATTAACAAGAAGCTCGACCTTCAGATCGATTCTGAAAAACTCGTTTTAACAACTGAAGACATTATCTCAATTGTGAAGTACTTGATCGGTTTGATCAACTCGAAAGCGATTGTTGATGATATAGATCACTTATCAAACAGAAGAGTTAGAACCGTAGGAGAGCAATTATACGCTCAGTTCGGTGTTGGTTTAGCCCGTATGGCTAGAACAATCAAAGAAAGAATGAACGTTCGAGACAATGAAGACTTTAAACCAGTCGATTTGATCAACGCGAGAACACTTTCTTCAGTGATTAACTCATTCTTTGGAACAAACCAATTATCTCAGTTTATGGATCAAACGAATCCATTAGCAGAGATTACGCACAAAAGAAGAATGTCAGCACTAGGGCCAGGTGGTCTTTCTAGAGAAAGAGCAGGTTTCGAGGTACGTGACGTTCACTATACGCACTATGGTCGTCTTTGTACAATTGAGACACCAGAAGGTCCCAACATTGGTTTGATTTCATCTCTATGTGTTCATGCGAAAGTTAATAGCATGGGCTTCATCGAGACACCATACAGAAAAGTAAATAGCGGTAAAGTAAATATGTCAGATGACATCATTTATTTAACTGCTGAAGAAGAAGATACGCATAACATTGCTCAGGCAAATGCGCCAGTTCAGGATAGCGGTGTATTCGTTAATGAGAAAGTTAAAGCAAGATACGAGGGTGACTTCCCAGTGGTAGAGCCAAAAGAGCTCAGCTATATGGATGTTGCGCCTAACCAAATTGTATCAGTTGCAGCTTCTTTAATTCCATTCTTGGAGCATGATGATGCAAACCGTGCCCTGATGGGATCGAACATGCAGCGTCAAGCAGTACCATTGTTGAAACCAGAAGCACCAATTGTTGGTACTGGTTTAGAAGCAAGAGCTGCGCGTGACTCTAGAATGTTAGTTATTGCTGAAGAAGCTGGTACAGTACACTTTGTAGATGCTACTAAGATTGTAATCAAGTACAACCAGAGCAAAGAAGATGAATTAATCAACTTTGATACTGAGTACAAAACTTACGACCTCATTAAGTTTAGAAGAACTAACCAAGACACCACGGTGAATCTTAAGCCAATCGTACTGAAAGGTGAGAAGGTTGAGAAGAATCAGGTGCTTTGTGAAGGTTATTCTACACAAAACGGTGAGTTAGCCCTAGGTAAAAACCTTATGGTGGCTTACATGCCTTGGCAAGGATATAACTTCGAGGATGCAATTGTTATCTCAGAAAGAGTAGTAAGAGATGACGTTTACACCTCTATTCACATTGATGAATATGAGCTAGAAGTTAGAGATACAAAGAGAGGTCAGGAAGAATTAACTTCTGAGATTCCGAACGTAAGTGAGGAAGCTGTTAAAAACCTTGATGAACACGGTGTTATCAGAGTTGGAGCAGAGATTAAAGAAGGTGACATTCTAATTGGTAAAATCACACCAAAAGGTGAAACAGATCCTACACCAGAAGAAAAACTCTTGAGAGCTATTTTCGGTGATAAAGCAGGTGATGTAAAAGATGCTTCATTGAAAGCTTCTCCTTCATTGAGAGGTGTGGTAATCGATACTAAACTTTTCTCTCGCCCTAAAAAGGACAAAGACCTCAGAGCGAAGTCTAAGAAAGAAGTTGAAGTATTGAAAGCACAATACAGCAAGGACCTTCTTGAAGTAAGAGCTCAGATCATTGACAAATTTGTTTCATTGTTAGAAGGAAAAACTTGTAGCGGTGTAACACACAAATTTGGAGATGAGGTAATTTCCAAAGGCGTTAAGTTCAACAGAAATAACATCTCTAATAACCTATTCCCTGAAAAGAATATTTACAGAGATGAGAGTAACTACAGCGTTCAAGAAGAAGTGAATCTTGTTTCTGATCTAAACCTTGATGGTTGGACTGATGACGAAAAGATCAATAACCTTGTCGTTAAGATTGTTAAAAACTACAACCTGAAACGTAATGCCATCACTGGTGAATTCAAGCGTAGAAGATTTACGATTGAAGTAGGTGATGAATTGCCAACAGGTATTGTACAACTTGCTAAAGTTTACGTGGCTAAGAAACGTAAGCTGAAAGTAGGTGATAAAATGGCCGGTCGTCACGGTAACAAAGGTGTTGTTGCAAGAATCGTAAGAGAGGAAGATATGCCTTTCTTGGATGATGGAACACCAATGGATATCGTACTTAACCCACTCGGTGTACCATCAAGGATGAACATCGGACAGATTTACGAAACTGTTCTTGCGTGGGCTGGTCTTAAACTAGGTAAAACTTACGCCACTCCAATTTTTGATGGAGCAAGTATGGAAGAAGTAGAAGCTGAACTTACAGCGGCAGGTCTTCCAAGTGCTGGACGTGAATACCTAAATGATGGTCTAAGTGGACAAAGATTTGATCAGCCAGTAACGGTAGGTATCGCTTACATGCTGAAGCTAGGTCACTTAGTAGATGATAAGATGCATGCAAGGTCTATTGGACCTTACTCATTGATTACGCAGCAACCGCTTGGTGGTAAAGCACAATTCGGTGGTCAGAGATTTGGAGAAATGGAAGTATGGGCACTTGAGGCATTTGGTGCTTCGCACGTACTACAAGAAATCCTGACTGTAAAATCAGATGACGTAATTGGTAGAGCGAAAGCTTACGAAGCGATTGTCAAAGGAGATTCTATTCCTAAGCCAAACATTCCAGAATCATTTAATGTACTGGTACACGAGCTTAGAGGACTCGCACTTGAAATCACTTTAGACTAA
- the rpoC gene encoding DNA-directed RNA polymerase subunit beta', translating into MAFKKNRKLNNDFNKVTISLASPESILESSHGEVTQPETINYRTYKPEMGGLFCERIFGPVKDWECHCGKYKRIRYKGIICDRCGVEVTEKKVRRERMGHIELVVPVAHIWYFKSLPNKIGYLLGLPTKKLDQIIYYERYAVIQPGIKEEEGISYMDFLTEDEYLDILDKLPRENQMLDDDDPEKFIAKMGAEALEMLLARLDLDSMSYALRHQAATDTSQQRKAEALKRLRVVEAFRDAKTRIENRPEWMIIKMVPVIPPELRPLVPLDGGRFATSDLNDLYRRVIIRNNRLKRLIDIKAPEVILRNEKRMLQEAVDSLFDNSRKVNAVRSDGNRALKSLSDMLKGKQGRFRQNLLGKRVDYSGRSVIVVGPELKLHECGLPKNMAAELFKPFIIRKLIERGIVKTVKSAKKIVDRKDPVVWDILENVLKGHPVLLNRAPTLHRLGIQAFQPKLIEGKAIQLHPLVCTAFNADFDGDQMAVHVPLGHDAVLEASTLMLSSHNILNPANGSPVTVPSQDMVLGLYYVTKGRRSTDDHKVAGEGMRFYSAEEVIIAMNEGVVSKHAYVHVKTTVRENDELVDKVIETVAGRVLFNQSVPEEVGYVNELLTKKKLQKIIQMVVNICGIAKTAKFLDDIKELGFQMAYKGGLSMGLNDIHIPDNKITLVDSAKEEVDAVWQNYLMGLITDNERYNQVIDIWTRVNTKLTNGLMQEMEEDQQGFNSIFMMMHSGARGSREQIRQLGGMRGLMAKPQKNLAGSVGAIIENPILSNFKEGLDVLEYFISTHGARKGLADTALKTADAGYLTRRLVDVAQDCVVNEEDCGTLRGLTVSALKDNEDVVEPLSERILGRVSVHDVYDPISEELLVASGDEITEKIADLIDQTAIEEVEIRSVLTCETKKGVCAKCYGRNLSTNKMVQRGEAVGVIAAQSIGEPGTQLTLRTFHVGGTASNIAVDATVKAKFAGEIAFEELRSLPTTNDEGDKINIVMGRTGEIQIVDPKTKKVLISNHVPYGAILEVKEGQKVEKDDQLCKWDPYNAVILSEFDGVIEFDAIEEGITYKEEFDEQTGHREKVITDTKDKTKNPAVVVNAKADSKAYNIPVGAHLAVDAGDKVKTGQPLAKIPRTMGKSRDITGGLPRVTELFEARNPSNPAVVSEIDGVVTYGGIKRGNREIFIESKDGVKKKYMVPLSKHILVQDNDFVRAGYQLSDGATTPNDILNIQGPTAVQEYLVNEIQEVYRLQGVKINDKHIEAIVKQMMQKVEIMDAGDTQFLPGQVVDKFFFREENDAILDMKVVSEAGDSENLKPGQIVTPRDLRDENSSLRRKDMKLVEVRDAQPAVSKPKLQGITQASLGTDSFISAASFQETTKVLSEASIRGKADTLNGLKENVIVGHLIPAGTGMRHYNDLIVGSQEEYDKLLAAKEAYRAQAEESESVEL; encoded by the coding sequence ATGGCATTTAAAAAGAATAGAAAACTTAACAACGACTTCAACAAGGTCACTATTAGTTTAGCTTCTCCTGAATCTATCCTTGAGTCTTCTCATGGTGAGGTTACGCAGCCAGAAACTATTAACTATAGAACCTACAAACCTGAAATGGGTGGTTTATTCTGTGAAAGAATATTCGGACCTGTTAAGGATTGGGAATGTCATTGTGGGAAGTATAAGAGAATTCGATATAAAGGTATCATCTGCGATAGGTGTGGTGTTGAAGTAACCGAGAAAAAGGTTAGAAGAGAGCGAATGGGACACATTGAGTTGGTCGTTCCTGTTGCACACATTTGGTACTTTAAATCGTTGCCGAATAAAATAGGTTACCTACTTGGGTTACCAACAAAAAAACTGGATCAGATTATCTATTACGAAAGATATGCGGTAATCCAGCCAGGTATTAAAGAAGAGGAAGGCATTAGCTACATGGATTTCCTTACTGAGGATGAATACTTAGACATCCTTGATAAGCTTCCACGTGAGAACCAAATGCTTGACGATGATGATCCAGAAAAGTTCATCGCTAAAATGGGTGCTGAGGCGCTTGAAATGTTATTAGCGAGACTTGACTTGGATAGCATGTCATATGCACTTCGTCACCAAGCAGCTACAGATACTTCTCAACAGAGAAAGGCAGAAGCCTTAAAGCGTTTGAGAGTTGTTGAAGCTTTCCGTGATGCAAAAACTAGAATCGAGAACCGTCCTGAATGGATGATCATCAAAATGGTTCCAGTTATTCCACCAGAATTAAGACCATTAGTACCTCTTGATGGTGGTAGATTTGCAACATCAGATTTAAATGATCTATACAGAAGAGTTATTATCAGAAATAACCGTCTGAAAAGATTAATCGATATTAAAGCACCTGAAGTAATTCTTAGGAATGAGAAACGTATGCTTCAGGAAGCTGTTGACTCACTTTTCGATAATTCAAGAAAGGTAAATGCAGTTCGTTCTGATGGAAACAGAGCATTGAAATCTTTGAGTGATATGCTTAAAGGTAAGCAAGGTAGATTCCGTCAAAACTTATTAGGTAAGCGTGTGGATTACTCTGGTCGTTCTGTGATCGTAGTAGGTCCTGAGCTAAAACTACACGAGTGTGGTTTGCCTAAAAACATGGCTGCTGAGCTATTCAAACCTTTCATTATCAGAAAACTGATTGAAAGAGGAATCGTGAAAACAGTGAAGTCGGCAAAGAAAATTGTTGATAGAAAAGACCCAGTAGTTTGGGATATCCTTGAAAACGTATTGAAAGGACACCCAGTACTATTGAACAGAGCTCCTACGCTTCACAGATTAGGTATCCAAGCTTTCCAACCGAAATTAATCGAGGGTAAAGCGATTCAATTACACCCGTTAGTATGTACTGCATTCAACGCGGATTTTGATGGTGACCAAATGGCTGTGCACGTACCGCTCGGACATGATGCTGTGCTGGAAGCAAGTACACTAATGCTTTCTTCACACAATATCCTAAACCCAGCGAACGGTTCACCAGTAACAGTACCTTCTCAAGACATGGTATTGGGACTTTACTATGTGACTAAGGGAAGAAGATCGACTGATGATCATAAAGTAGCAGGTGAGGGCATGCGTTTTTACTCAGCTGAAGAAGTGATTATCGCCATGAACGAAGGAGTAGTTTCTAAGCATGCATATGTTCATGTAAAAACTACAGTTCGTGAAAACGATGAGTTGGTGGATAAAGTAATCGAAACCGTTGCAGGTCGAGTACTTTTCAACCAAAGTGTTCCTGAAGAAGTAGGATATGTAAATGAGCTATTGACCAAGAAGAAGCTTCAGAAAATTATCCAGATGGTTGTGAATATTTGCGGTATCGCAAAAACAGCCAAGTTCTTGGATGATATTAAGGAGCTAGGTTTCCAGATGGCTTATAAAGGCGGTCTTTCAATGGGATTGAATGATATTCACATTCCAGATAACAAGATAACACTAGTTGACAGTGCTAAGGAAGAAGTAGATGCGGTTTGGCAAAACTACTTAATGGGACTTATTACTGACAACGAGAGATACAATCAAGTAATTGACATTTGGACTCGTGTAAACACGAAACTTACAAATGGTTTGATGCAAGAGATGGAAGAGGATCAGCAAGGTTTCAACTCTATCTTTATGATGATGCACTCAGGAGCTCGTGGTTCTAGAGAGCAGATTCGTCAATTGGGTGGTATGAGAGGTCTGATGGCTAAGCCACAGAAAAACCTCGCTGGTTCTGTAGGAGCCATCATTGAAAACCCAATTCTATCAAACTTCAAAGAAGGACTAGATGTACTAGAGTACTTTATCTCTACACACGGTGCTCGTAAAGGTTTGGCCGATACAGCATTGAAAACTGCCGATGCAGGTTACCTAACAAGACGTTTGGTAGATGTAGCGCAGGATTGTGTGGTGAATGAAGAAGATTGTGGTACACTAAGAGGATTGACAGTTTCTGCACTAAAAGATAATGAAGATGTGGTTGAGCCACTATCAGAAAGAATCTTAGGTAGAGTGTCTGTTCACGATGTATACGATCCAATCTCTGAAGAACTACTTGTAGCTTCTGGTGATGAAATCACTGAAAAAATAGCTGATTTAATAGATCAAACAGCTATAGAAGAAGTAGAAATCAGATCAGTATTGACCTGTGAGACTAAGAAAGGTGTTTGTGCTAAGTGTTATGGTAGAAACTTATCTACCAACAAAATGGTACAAAGAGGAGAAGCTGTCGGTGTAATTGCTGCACAGTCGATCGGTGAGCCAGGTACACAGCTTACACTAAGAACGTTCCACGTAGGTGGTACAGCGTCAAACATTGCGGTTGATGCTACTGTAAAAGCTAAGTTTGCTGGAGAGATTGCTTTTGAAGAATTAAGATCACTACCAACTACTAATGACGAAGGAGATAAAATCAATATCGTGATGGGTAGAACTGGAGAAATTCAGATTGTTGATCCTAAGACTAAGAAAGTCCTTATCTCGAATCACGTGCCTTACGGAGCTATCCTAGAAGTTAAGGAAGGACAGAAAGTTGAAAAGGATGACCAACTTTGTAAGTGGGATCCATACAATGCTGTAATTCTTTCTGAATTCGATGGAGTTATTGAGTTTGATGCGATCGAAGAAGGTATTACTTATAAGGAAGAGTTTGATGAGCAAACTGGTCACAGAGAGAAAGTAATTACTGATACCAAAGATAAAACGAAGAACCCTGCTGTTGTGGTTAACGCAAAGGCAGATTCTAAAGCATACAATATTCCTGTTGGAGCCCACTTAGCTGTCGATGCTGGTGATAAAGTAAAAACAGGTCAGCCATTGGCTAAGATTCCAAGAACAATGGGTAAATCAAGGGATATCACTGGTGGTCTTCCTAGAGTGACAGAATTGTTTGAGGCGCGTAACCCATCTAACCCGGCCGTTGTGTCTGAAATTGATGGTGTTGTAACCTACGGTGGAATTAAGAGAGGTAACCGAGAAATCTTCATCGAATCTAAGGATGGAGTGAAGAAGAAGTACATGGTGCCATTGTCTAAACACATTCTTGTTCAAGACAATGACTTTGTAAGAGCAGGTTACCAATTATCTGATGGTGCAACTACACCAAACGATATTCTAAATATTCAAGGACCAACAGCTGTACAAGAGTACTTGGTAAATGAAATTCAGGAAGTTTATCGTTTACAAGGTGTTAAGATTAACGATAAGCACATTGAGGCCATCGTTAAGCAAATGATGCAGAAAGTTGAGATTATGGATGCTGGAGATACTCAATTCCTTCCAGGTCAAGTAGTAGACAAATTCTTCTTCAGAGAAGAAAATGATGCTATCCTTGATATGAAGGTAGTATCTGAGGCTGGAGATTCAGAAAACTTGAAGCCAGGGCAGATCGTTACGCCGAGAGATCTTAGAGATGAGAACTCAAGCTTGAGAAGAAAAGACATGAAGTTAGTGGAAGTTAGAGATGCGCAACCAGCCGTTTCTAAGCCTAAACTTCAAGGAATTACTCAAGCCTCATTAGGTACTGATAGCTTTATTTCAGCTGCATCATTCCAGGAAACTACTAAAGTATTGAGTGAAGCTTCTATTAGAGGTAAAGCTGATACACTAAATGGTCTGAAGGAAAATGTAATTGTTGGTCACTTGATTCCTGCGGGAACAGGTATGAGACATTACAATGACCTGATCGTAGGTAGTCAAGAGGAATATGACAAGTTACTAGCTGCTAAAGAAGCTTACAGAGCTCAGGCAGAAGAAAGTGAAAGCGTAGAACTCTAA
- a CDS encoding DUF3467 domain-containing protein produces MADQNEQANQNQLNIELSEEVAEGQYVNLAMIAHSNSEFVIDFIKMMPGVPKAKVKSRIVITPEHAKRLLYALKDNIDKFEKNFGPIKQSEEPPKFPMNFGGTVGEA; encoded by the coding sequence ATGGCAGATCAGAACGAGCAAGCAAACCAAAATCAATTGAATATTGAATTGTCCGAAGAAGTTGCGGAAGGTCAATATGTAAACTTGGCGATGATTGCTCATTCGAATAGCGAGTTCGTAATAGATTTTATTAAAATGATGCCGGGAGTTCCCAAGGCAAAAGTGAAATCGAGAATTGTGATCACGCCAGAACATGCCAAGCGTTTGCTTTACGCCTTAAAAGACAACATCGATAAGTTCGAGAAAAACTTTGGGCCAATTAAGCAAAGCGAAGAACCACCAAAGTTTCCAATGAATTTTGGAGGCACAGTGGGAGAAGCTTAG
- the rpsL gene encoding 30S ribosomal protein S12 yields MPTIQQLVRKGRKKLTSKSKSPALDSCPQRRGVCTRVYTTTPKKPNSAMRKVARVRLTNGKEVNAYIPGEGHNLQEHSIVLIRGGRVKDLPGVRYHIIRGALDTAGVSGRLQRRSKYGAKRPKDKK; encoded by the coding sequence ATGCCTACTATACAACAACTAGTAAGAAAGGGTAGAAAGAAGTTGACTTCTAAGTCAAAGTCTCCTGCGCTGGACAGCTGCCCACAAAGAAGGGGTGTTTGTACAAGGGTATATACGACTACACCTAAAAAGCCTAACTCAGCTATGAGAAAAGTAGCAAGGGTAAGGTTAACCAATGGTAAAGAGGTGAACGCATATATCCCTGGTGAAGGTCACAACCTTCAAGAACACTCAATTGTCTTAATCAGAGGAGGAAGAGTAAAAGACCTTCCAGGAGTAAGATATCATATTATTCGCGGTGCATTAGATACTGCAGGAGTAAGCGGAAGACTTCAGAGAAGATCGAAGTATGGCGCTAAACGTCCAAAAGACAAAAAATAG
- the rpsG gene encoding 30S ribosomal protein S7, with protein sequence MRKAKPKKRYILPDPKFHDTLVTKFVNYLMVDGKKSIAYNTFYKAMDIVEERTGENGLETWKKALSNIMPSVEVKSRRVGGATFQVPIEVRPNRKTSLGIKWMIMFARKRGEKTMTEKLAGEVIAASKGEGAAVKKKDDTHRMAEANKAFSHFRF encoded by the coding sequence ATGAGAAAAGCTAAACCAAAGAAGAGATATATTCTTCCCGATCCTAAGTTCCATGATACTTTGGTAACAAAGTTTGTGAACTACCTGATGGTCGATGGAAAGAAGAGTATTGCCTACAACACGTTCTACAAAGCAATGGATATTGTAGAAGAGCGAACTGGTGAGAATGGTCTTGAAACTTGGAAGAAAGCATTGAGTAACATCATGCCGTCAGTCGAAGTGAAAAGTAGAAGAGTAGGTGGTGCTACTTTTCAAGTACCTATTGAGGTAAGACCAAATCGTAAAACCTCACTAGGTATTAAATGGATGATCATGTTTGCTCGTAAGAGAGGTGAGAAAACCATGACTGAAAAACTAGCTGGAGAAGTAATTGCTGCTTCAAAAGGTGAGGGTGCTGCCGTCAAGAAAAAAGATGACACGCACAGAATGGCTGAAGCCAACAAAGCATTTTCACACTTTAGATTTTAA